The sequence aatagatagattgttaattttttttaatttcttattttagttaattaatttttataaattttatatttaattgaaattaaatataagtaaaattaaaaattttaaatttatattaactctaaaattaaaaattttaaatttatgaaaattttaaaattaatttaaataataaaaatataattataattaattttaagaataaaagaCAATTTGAGTAAAACCAACATTTctcttcatacatttatatataatataaatagattatagaaaattatagattaatcatatttttttattttttacttattaattcttattttagttaattattttttataaaattttatatttaattgaagttaaatataagtaggattaagacttttaaatttatataaattttaaatttatgtaaacattaaaattaatttaaataataaaaatataatttaaattaatttaaaaaataaaggcCATTTTTAGAAAAACTAATATTTCCTTTCCGCATTTATATATTGCACAGATTATAGATTCCATAtagttatattatataaatatattatatatatttatttaaataaataaataatgtttTATAGTGAATAATTTTGTTATTATATTATGGGCATTTGCTCATTGCTAGTCTAAGTTCTGCTACAAAAGGTCAAATACAATGCAATGTATTGATTTGATGAACATGACAAATTAGATTCAAAATGGTGGTCATGTCTCCTTCCACCTCCACTCAGTTACAATCAGCAGAATGGTGTGTCCATTTCTGCTGCAGCACAAAGAAGACCAACAAGATCAATCCATCCAACCCATCAATTGACTTCAAACTGCGTCTTCGGAGACCAAATCCACTCCATAAACCTCAAATTCTCTCTCAACCAATAAAAATATCCACTACTACTAGGAATTATAGCAGGAGAAAGCAGAGTTCATGCTCAGATATCACGAGGTTGATGGATAGCCTAAGCCTCCCTATCCCACCGGACATTTACTCTTCCCTTATCAAAGAATGCACCCTCTCATGTGATTCTGATGAAGCTCTTCAGTTGCATTCTCGCCTCATTGGTCAGACTGGCCTTGAACTCTCCTCACACTTGACGCACCGTCTCCTACTTATGCTTGTATCTTGTGGGCACTTGGATACTGCCCGCAATCTGTTTGATCAAATGACGACCAGTAAAGACTTGCTTTCTTGGGCTATAATCATTATTGGTTATTTGAATAACCATCGTTA comes from Hevea brasiliensis isolate MT/VB/25A 57/8 unplaced genomic scaffold, ASM3005281v1 Scaf475, whole genome shotgun sequence and encodes:
- the LOC131177431 gene encoding pentatricopeptide repeat-containing protein At1g31790-like isoform X2 translates to MVVMSPSTSTQLQSAEWCVHFCCSTKKTNKINPSNPSIDFKLRLRRPNPLHKPQILSQPIKISTTTRNYSRRKQSSCSDITRLMDSLSLPIPPDIYSSLIKECTLSCDSDEALQLHSRLIGQTGLELSSHLTHRLLLMLVSCGHLDTARNLFDQMTTSKDLLSWAIIIIGYLNNHRYEELCHHNTTVWTVKIVNNCREGRFHEVMKDFTEMGSAGIRSNNFTLSSVLRACARMDDGGNCGRQVHAVAIKLALESNTFVQCGLIDMYGKCGMVRDAKQVFEIITHKTNVAHWNAMLMAYVRNGLIIEAVKFLYHMEAAQVHINESLINHVRIACITPTSGKQN